One Fundidesulfovibrio terrae genomic window carries:
- a CDS encoding tetratricopeptide repeat protein, translated as MPSLKAAALCALVLLCATQAGAADRALVLPLQPAEGTDYDGLGPAMQNVIENLLALHPAVEETYLLRHMGGPFPTAGDLQSYMLGKRPWREPLAGAAREGARYVLGGRILPGLQAQVWLLDIKRGKTFTATLPIDAQMGLVACRRALIDFLGSDAGLAFPPEQAAKALTPITGTSGALRAFGLSYGSYMVFSHLGRRSYLDLELSRRSADKAPRSYLALNMHAWLLYVSRQYTDAEEYFKKALATDPNGMDSLDGMAQCAMLTGGIEAATPWVLRKARTRGAGTGPGLSGMHMLLGAQLEGDRNPVAAARHYRTAAALDPDAELPPMRLALVLYRLGQGEKSLAPVDARLSRPAVPAVRATLLNFKARIHRWNAQEFMKKNRTDDEKASLAKAVECLKASPIPDLHEYSLDVLRLSRLEATEGHFVEAGKLLALIQPEPETDPLLVESMSAFFTVLGGGEPEEGSREVAGEKQARACLGKLAERMRACEPASREVFDVLAQAFSMLGYKDLAGSILRLGEARTSPSSGDRPS; from the coding sequence ATGCCGAGCCTGAAAGCCGCCGCGCTCTGCGCCCTTGTGCTCCTTTGCGCCACCCAGGCCGGCGCGGCCGACCGCGCCCTGGTGCTGCCCCTGCAGCCCGCCGAGGGCACGGATTACGACGGCCTCGGCCCGGCGATGCAGAACGTCATCGAGAACCTCCTGGCCCTGCACCCGGCCGTGGAGGAGACCTATCTCCTGCGCCACATGGGCGGGCCTTTCCCCACCGCCGGGGACTTGCAGTCCTACATGCTGGGCAAGCGCCCCTGGCGGGAGCCCTTGGCCGGGGCCGCCCGCGAAGGGGCGCGCTACGTGCTCGGTGGGCGCATCCTGCCCGGGCTCCAGGCGCAGGTCTGGCTCCTGGACATCAAGCGGGGCAAGACCTTCACCGCCACGCTCCCCATCGACGCCCAGATGGGCCTGGTGGCCTGCCGCCGCGCCCTCATTGACTTCCTGGGGAGCGACGCGGGCCTCGCCTTCCCGCCGGAGCAGGCGGCCAAGGCCCTTACCCCCATCACCGGCACCTCCGGCGCGCTACGCGCCTTCGGGCTCTCCTACGGGTCCTACATGGTGTTCTCGCACCTGGGCAGACGGTCCTACCTGGACCTGGAACTCTCGCGGCGTTCGGCGGACAAGGCGCCTAGGTCCTATCTTGCGCTCAACATGCACGCCTGGCTGCTGTACGTCTCCCGCCAGTACACCGACGCCGAGGAGTATTTCAAAAAGGCCCTCGCCACGGACCCGAACGGCATGGACTCCCTGGACGGCATGGCCCAGTGCGCCATGCTCACGGGCGGGATCGAGGCGGCGACGCCGTGGGTGCTGCGCAAGGCCCGGACGCGAGGAGCCGGCACGGGACCGGGCCTGAGCGGGATGCACATGCTCCTGGGCGCCCAGTTGGAGGGCGACAGGAATCCGGTCGCGGCGGCAAGGCATTACCGGACGGCCGCCGCCCTGGACCCCGACGCGGAGCTGCCCCCCATGCGCCTGGCGCTGGTCCTGTACCGGCTGGGCCAGGGCGAGAAATCCCTCGCGCCCGTGGACGCTCGCCTGTCGCGTCCGGCCGTCCCGGCGGTCAGGGCGACGCTTCTGAATTTCAAGGCCCGGATCCACCGATGGAACGCCCAGGAATTCATGAAGAAAAACAGGACGGATGACGAAAAAGCCAGCCTGGCCAAGGCCGTGGAATGCCTCAAGGCCAGCCCCATTCCTGACTTGCACGAGTATTCCTTGGACGTGCTGCGCTTGTCGCGGCTGGAAGCCACCGAAGGACACTTCGTCGAGGCGGGCAAGCTGCTGGCTCTGATCCAGCCCGAACCGGAAACTGACCCCCTGTTGGTGGAGTCCATGTCGGCCTTCTTCACGGTGCTGGGCGGCGGCGAGCCGGAAGAGGGATCAAGAGAGGTGGCGGGAGAGAAGCAGGCGCGGGCCTGCCTGGGCAAGCTCGCGGAACGGATGCGCGCGTGCGAGCCCGCGTCCCGCGAGGTGTTCGACGTTCTGGCCCAGGCGTTCTCCATGCTTGGATACAAGGATCTGGCCGGGTCCATCCTCCGTCTGGGCGAGGCCCGCACGAGCCCCTCAAGCGGAGACCGGCCCAGCTGA
- the argB gene encoding acetylglutamate kinase produces the protein MENLAHTQARVLLESLPYIRKFHGQTVVIKYGGHAMKDEALKKSFALNVVLLKYIGVNPVIVHGGGPQIGKMLTQLGIESQFREGLRVTDDATMDVVEMVLVGRVNKEIVNLINLHGGTCVGLSGKDGWLIKVKKLEMVLTREDAPPEIIDLGNVGEPVHVNASLIRSLTDSGVIPVIAPVGVDDQGRTYNINADTAAGAVAQALGARRLILLTDVAGVLDVSGKLIESMDLRQASQAIEDGVAKGGMIPKLKCCMEAVQSGVEKAHVVDGRVENSIILELFTKQGVGTEVRMKR, from the coding sequence ATGGAAAATCTCGCCCACACCCAGGCCCGGGTGCTTTTGGAGTCGCTGCCCTACATCCGCAAGTTCCACGGCCAGACCGTGGTCATCAAGTACGGCGGTCACGCCATGAAGGACGAGGCCCTGAAGAAGAGCTTCGCCCTGAACGTGGTGCTGCTCAAGTACATCGGGGTGAACCCGGTGATCGTGCACGGCGGCGGCCCGCAGATCGGCAAGATGCTGACTCAGCTTGGCATCGAGTCCCAGTTCCGCGAGGGGCTGCGCGTCACCGACGACGCCACCATGGACGTGGTGGAGATGGTGCTGGTGGGGCGCGTGAACAAGGAAATCGTCAACCTGATCAACCTGCACGGCGGCACCTGCGTGGGGCTCTCCGGAAAAGACGGCTGGCTCATCAAGGTGAAAAAGCTGGAGATGGTGCTCACCCGCGAGGACGCCCCGCCCGAGATCATCGACCTGGGCAACGTGGGCGAGCCGGTGCACGTCAACGCCTCGCTCATCCGCTCGCTGACCGACTCCGGCGTGATCCCGGTGATCGCTCCCGTGGGCGTGGACGACCAGGGCCGCACTTACAACATCAACGCCGACACCGCAGCCGGGGCCGTGGCCCAGGCGCTCGGCGCGCGCCGTCTGATCCTCCTGACCGACGTGGCCGGCGTGCTGGACGTAAGCGGCAAGCTGATCGAATCCATGGACCTGCGCCAGGCCAGCCAGGCCATCGAGGATGGCGTGGCAAAGGGCGGCATGATCCCCAAGCTCAAGTGCTGCATGGAGGCCGTGCAGTCGGGCGTGGAGAAGGCCCATGTCGTTGACGGCCGTGTGGAAAACTCGATCATCCTGGAACTCTTCACCAAGCAGGGGGTCGGAACGGAAGTGCGCATGAAGCGCTGA
- the hslU gene encoding ATP-dependent protease ATPase subunit HslU — protein MNTLTPRETVSELDKYIVGQNPAKRMVAIAMRNRWRRQQIDPALRDEIAPKNILMIGPTGVGKTEIARRLAKLAGSPFHKVEATKFTEVGYVGRDVESMVRDLMELGVQLVRQEEAEKVRVKAEKSAEERLLDLLLPASRQSEAAFYGGAQPAVPASAAEEAQSTREKLRQLWRKGALDDKQVEMDVTVPSPSVEIMAMPGMEELGSQFKDMFSKVFPQKKKARKLKVREAYDILIAEESEKLVDMDKVAESARERVEQTGILFIDEIDKICGRSSQGGSGPDVSREGVQRDLLPVVEGCVVNTKYGMVKTDHILFIAAGAFHFSKPSDLVPELQGRFPLRVELSALGKDEFLRILTEPQNSLTVQYKALLATENVNIEFPLEGLDEMASFAQKVNDETENIGARRLYTIMEKIVQDLSFEAPDRGGETVVIDRAYVRDKLKDVAEDRDLTRYIL, from the coding sequence ATGAACACGCTCACCCCTCGCGAGACCGTCTCGGAGCTCGACAAATACATCGTGGGCCAGAATCCGGCCAAGCGCATGGTGGCCATAGCCATGCGCAACCGCTGGCGCCGCCAGCAGATCGATCCGGCCCTGCGCGACGAGATCGCGCCCAAGAACATCCTCATGATCGGCCCCACCGGCGTGGGCAAGACCGAGATCGCCCGCCGCCTGGCCAAGCTCGCCGGTTCGCCTTTCCACAAGGTGGAGGCCACCAAGTTCACCGAGGTGGGCTACGTGGGCCGCGACGTGGAGTCCATGGTGCGCGACCTCATGGAACTCGGCGTGCAGCTGGTGCGCCAGGAAGAGGCCGAGAAGGTGCGCGTCAAGGCCGAGAAGTCCGCCGAGGAACGCCTGCTGGACCTGCTCCTCCCGGCCTCGCGGCAGAGCGAGGCCGCCTTCTACGGCGGAGCCCAGCCCGCCGTGCCCGCGTCCGCCGCCGAGGAGGCCCAATCCACCCGCGAGAAGCTCAGGCAGCTCTGGCGAAAAGGGGCGCTCGACGACAAGCAGGTGGAGATGGACGTCACCGTGCCCTCCCCCAGCGTGGAGATCATGGCCATGCCGGGCATGGAAGAGTTGGGGAGCCAGTTCAAGGACATGTTCTCCAAGGTGTTCCCCCAGAAGAAGAAGGCCCGCAAGCTCAAGGTGCGCGAGGCCTACGACATCCTCATCGCCGAGGAATCCGAGAAGCTGGTGGACATGGACAAGGTGGCCGAATCCGCCCGGGAACGCGTGGAGCAGACCGGCATCCTGTTCATCGACGAGATAGACAAGATCTGCGGCCGCTCCTCCCAGGGCGGGTCGGGGCCGGACGTGTCCCGCGAAGGCGTGCAGCGGGACCTTTTGCCCGTGGTGGAAGGCTGCGTGGTCAACACCAAGTACGGCATGGTCAAGACCGACCACATCCTGTTCATCGCGGCCGGGGCCTTCCACTTTTCCAAGCCCTCGGACCTGGTGCCCGAGCTGCAGGGGCGCTTCCCGCTGCGCGTGGAGCTCTCGGCCCTGGGCAAGGACGAATTCCTGCGCATCCTCACCGAGCCGCAGAACTCGCTCACCGTGCAGTACAAGGCCCTCCTGGCCACGGAGAACGTGAACATCGAGTTCCCCCTGGAGGGGCTGGACGAGATGGCCTCCTTCGCCCAGAAGGTCAACGACGAGACCGAGAACATCGGCGCGCGCAGGCTCTATACCATCATGGAGAAGATCGTGCAGGACCTGTCCTTCGAAGCCCCGGACCGGGGCGGGGAGACGGTTGTCATCGACCGCGCCTACGTCAGGGACAAGCTCAAGGACGTGGCCGAGGACCGCGACCTGACCCGCTACATTCTCTAA
- the hslV gene encoding ATP-dependent protease subunit HslV — translation MDIHGTTILAVRDASGVAMAGDGQVTFGQAVAMKHTARKVRRLYKDRVLAGFAGSTADAFTLFERFEAKLEEFSGNLTRAAVELAKDWRKDKFLRKLEAMLLVADAATILILTGAGDVIEPDDGLAAIGSGGTYALAAARALARNTDIGAADIARKAMDIAAELCVFTNSNIVLETVDRQ, via the coding sequence ATGGACATTCACGGCACCACCATACTGGCCGTGCGCGACGCTTCGGGCGTGGCCATGGCCGGCGACGGACAAGTGACCTTCGGACAGGCCGTGGCCATGAAGCACACGGCCCGCAAGGTGCGCCGCCTGTACAAGGACCGGGTCCTGGCCGGGTTCGCGGGCTCCACCGCCGACGCCTTCACCCTCTTCGAGCGCTTCGAGGCCAAGCTGGAGGAGTTCTCCGGCAACCTCACCCGCGCCGCCGTGGAGCTGGCCAAGGATTGGCGCAAGGACAAGTTCCTGCGCAAGCTCGAAGCCATGCTGCTGGTGGCCGACGCCGCAACCATCCTGATCCTCACAGGCGCAGGCGACGTCATCGAGCCCGACGACGGCCTGGCGGCCATCGGCTCCGGCGGGACCTACGCCCTGGCCGCGGCCCGGGCCCTGGCGCGAAACACGGACATCGGCGCGGCGGACATCGCCCGCAAGGCCATGGACATCGCCGCCGAACTGTGCGTCTTCACCAATTCCAACATCGTCCTGGAGACCGTGGACAGACAATGA
- a CDS encoding macro domain-containing protein — MTSFEFPTGVLHLALGDIASWPARAVVNAANSRLAGGGGVDGAIHRAAGPRLPEACREIIAARGELKAGEAAITPGFDMSASFIIHAVGPIWHGGNSGEPEALARAYRSCFALCREHGIDTVAFPAISCGAYGYPVELAAPIALTELKRGVTQGDTREAWMVLYFPQAFETWLGMARQIL; from the coding sequence GTGACCAGCTTCGAGTTCCCGACCGGGGTGCTGCACCTGGCCCTGGGCGACATCGCCTCATGGCCGGCCCGGGCCGTGGTCAACGCGGCCAACTCCCGCCTGGCCGGGGGCGGCGGCGTGGACGGGGCCATCCACCGGGCCGCCGGGCCGAGGCTCCCCGAAGCCTGCCGGGAGATCATCGCCGCGCGCGGCGAACTGAAGGCCGGGGAGGCCGCCATCACCCCGGGCTTCGATATGAGCGCATCCTTCATCATCCACGCGGTGGGGCCCATCTGGCACGGCGGGAATTCCGGCGAGCCCGAGGCATTGGCCCGCGCGTACCGCTCGTGCTTCGCCCTGTGCCGGGAACACGGCATCGACACCGTGGCCTTTCCGGCCATCAGTTGCGGAGCCTACGGCTATCCCGTGGAGCTGGCCGCGCCCATCGCCCTCACCGAACTCAAGCGGGGCGTCACGCAAGGGGACACTCGCGAAGCATGGATGGTGCTCTATTTCCCCCAAGCATTCGAAACCTGGCTGGGCATGGCCCGCCAAATCCTGTAG
- a CDS encoding M16 family metallopeptidase: MTHLYDHRLDVLDNGLRIATERLDGARSVSFGIWIEAGSLHESPGQEGTAHLWEHLAYKGTARRSALDIAKSLDLLGGYSNAYTSREHTCFHARVVDTHLEDALDILADIALSPRPSLDDLAREKDVVLQEIAMVEDDPEDCLMEAFWREMWPGSPVGHSILGMPETVRSFGLSDLETWRSANYRPGRMLVSAAGSLDHDRVRDMVARRFGALEPAAAGARPSPGRYAPPAFLRERDTEQSHVTLSFPGMGASDERRFSMGILNAILGGNMSSRLFQEVRERRGLAYTVYSFANSLTRQGVVQVYAAVDPERTGELLSCLREEIGKLAGGGVTAEELEHARDHLLSVLYLTLESSEDRMSRLARNQLILGRFVPPEETAARFEAVTLDEVRALAAEILDPAGAGLAVMGPEIDESWAGTFRP, translated from the coding sequence ATGACCCACCTCTACGACCATCGCCTCGATGTGCTGGACAACGGCCTGCGCATCGCCACCGAACGTTTGGACGGCGCGCGCAGCGTAAGCTTCGGCATCTGGATCGAAGCCGGATCGCTCCACGAGTCCCCTGGCCAGGAGGGCACCGCCCACCTCTGGGAACACCTGGCCTACAAGGGCACCGCCCGGCGCTCCGCCCTGGACATCGCCAAGTCCCTGGACCTCCTGGGCGGATACTCCAACGCCTACACCAGCCGCGAGCACACCTGCTTCCACGCCCGGGTGGTGGACACCCACCTGGAGGACGCCCTGGACATCCTGGCGGACATCGCCCTGTCGCCGCGCCCGTCCCTTGACGACTTGGCGCGAGAGAAGGACGTAGTGCTCCAGGAGATCGCCATGGTGGAGGACGACCCGGAAGACTGCCTCATGGAGGCCTTCTGGCGCGAGATGTGGCCCGGCTCGCCGGTTGGGCACTCCATCCTGGGCATGCCCGAGACGGTGCGCTCCTTCGGACTTTCCGACCTCGAGACCTGGCGCTCGGCCAACTACCGCCCCGGGCGCATGCTGGTTTCCGCCGCCGGAAGCCTGGACCACGACCGCGTGCGCGACATGGTGGCCCGGCGTTTCGGCGCGCTGGAACCGGCCGCCGCGGGCGCTCGCCCCTCTCCCGGCCGCTACGCCCCCCCGGCGTTTCTCAGGGAACGCGACACCGAGCAGAGCCACGTCACCCTGTCCTTTCCGGGAATGGGCGCGTCCGACGAGCGCCGCTTCTCCATGGGAATCCTGAACGCCATCCTGGGCGGCAACATGTCCTCGCGCCTTTTCCAGGAAGTGCGGGAGCGCCGGGGACTGGCCTACACGGTCTATTCCTTCGCCAACTCCCTCACCCGCCAGGGCGTGGTGCAGGTCTACGCCGCCGTGGACCCCGAGCGCACCGGCGAGCTGCTCTCCTGCCTGCGCGAGGAAATCGGCAAGCTGGCCGGGGGCGGCGTCACCGCCGAAGAGCTGGAGCACGCCCGCGACCACCTGCTGTCCGTGCTGTACCTCACCCTGGAGTCCAGCGAGGACCGCATGTCCCGGCTGGCCCGCAACCAGCTGATCCTCGGCCGCTTCGTGCCCCCCGAGGAGACCGCCGCCCGCTTCGAGGCCGTCACCCTGGACGAGGTGCGCGCCCTGGCCGCCGAAATCCTCGATCCGGCCGGAGCCGGGCTCGCGGTCATGGGCCCCGAGATCGACGAGTCCTGGGCCGGAACCTTCAGGCCGTGA
- a CDS encoding ABC transporter permease, which translates to MNDFAFLLTLTLKSSMAVLLAAQGEVLAERAGVINLGQEGLMLMGALTGFYVGFVTGSPVLAFAAAGAVGTLLSCLHGFFAIRLGANQLLSGIALTILGTGLSNYLGRGLIGKIGLRVQETPVPFLQDIPFVGPVLFKQNALVYVGIGVALVLWFLLTRTRLGLMVRACGENPAAADAMGTPVGRTRLLALSAGGFLSGMAGAYLSLVFTPGWKEGISGGQGWIAVAIVIFAGWRPMGALFGALFFGFLSALQFFFQATGAHFVPLYVLRILPYILTILTLSLAAALGRRGNAPAGLGKPYFRERA; encoded by the coding sequence ATGAACGATTTCGCATTCCTGCTCACCCTGACGCTCAAGTCCTCCATGGCGGTGCTCCTGGCCGCCCAGGGAGAAGTGCTGGCCGAACGGGCCGGGGTGATCAACCTCGGCCAGGAGGGCCTCATGCTCATGGGAGCCCTCACGGGCTTCTACGTGGGCTTCGTGACAGGCAGCCCGGTGCTGGCCTTCGCCGCGGCCGGGGCCGTGGGGACGCTGCTGTCCTGCCTGCACGGATTCTTCGCCATCCGCCTGGGGGCCAACCAGCTGCTCTCGGGCATCGCCCTGACCATCCTGGGCACGGGCCTATCCAATTACCTGGGCCGGGGGCTCATCGGCAAGATCGGCCTCCGCGTGCAGGAGACGCCCGTCCCCTTCCTTCAGGACATCCCCTTCGTCGGCCCCGTGCTGTTCAAGCAGAACGCCCTGGTCTACGTGGGCATCGGCGTGGCCCTGGTGCTGTGGTTCCTGCTGACCCGCACCCGCCTGGGGCTCATGGTACGCGCCTGCGGCGAGAACCCGGCCGCCGCCGACGCCATGGGCACTCCTGTGGGCCGCACCCGCCTGCTGGCCCTTTCCGCGGGAGGGTTTCTCTCGGGCATGGCCGGGGCCTACCTCTCCCTGGTGTTCACCCCCGGCTGGAAGGAAGGCATCAGTGGTGGCCAGGGCTGGATCGCCGTGGCCATCGTCATCTTTGCCGGATGGCGGCCCATGGGGGCGCTGTTCGGCGCGCTCTTTTTCGGATTCCTGTCGGCGCTCCAGTTCTTCTTCCAGGCCACTGGCGCCCATTTCGTGCCCCTTTACGTGCTGCGCATCCTCCCGTACATCCTCACCATCCTCACCCTGAGCCTGGCCGCAGCCCTGGGACGCCGGGGCAACGCCCCCGCAGGGCTCGGCAAGCCGTACTTCCGCGAGCGTGCATGA
- a CDS encoding class I SAM-dependent methyltransferase, whose translation MVSKQDVIDLIIANTTFRRNVFNMIPEGASRIMDFGSGEGGLILRLKRDKGCTDLHALEVDPRSAGLLEGLVDRVWREDYEKGQSLPPEFAGYFSHVILHDVVEHLFDPWVTLSKVRELVADDGRMIISTPNIHYWILQYEILRGKFHYGPGFWHTGHLRWYTPASFVELLAIAGLKIETLYLDIPDKVSFLRMAQASEVREVSFPPRELAHLHPDKPPVTVTYPGDIRKYYPVFFAGKLIAVCSKAPLPFELTKVTYNCGYLEGMRKKLRLDHDVFNPPKMIPLIGTSH comes from the coding sequence ATGGTCAGCAAGCAGGACGTCATCGATCTCATCATCGCCAACACCACCTTCCGGCGCAACGTCTTCAACATGATCCCCGAAGGGGCCAGCCGCATCATGGATTTCGGCAGCGGCGAGGGCGGGCTGATCCTTCGGCTCAAGCGCGACAAGGGCTGCACCGACCTGCACGCCCTGGAAGTGGACCCTCGTAGCGCCGGCCTGCTCGAGGGGCTGGTGGACCGCGTCTGGCGCGAGGACTACGAGAAAGGCCAGAGCCTGCCCCCGGAATTCGCTGGCTATTTCAGCCATGTGATCCTGCACGACGTGGTGGAGCACCTCTTCGACCCCTGGGTCACGCTCTCCAAGGTACGCGAGCTGGTGGCGGACGACGGGCGCATGATCATCTCCACGCCCAACATCCACTACTGGATTCTCCAGTACGAAATCCTGCGCGGCAAGTTCCACTACGGCCCCGGATTCTGGCACACCGGGCACCTGCGCTGGTACACTCCGGCCAGCTTCGTGGAGCTTCTGGCCATCGCGGGCCTCAAGATCGAAACACTCTACCTGGACATCCCGGACAAGGTCTCCTTCCTGCGCATGGCCCAGGCCAGCGAGGTGCGCGAGGTGAGCTTCCCGCCGCGCGAGCTGGCCCACCTCCACCCCGACAAGCCCCCCGTCACCGTGACCTACCCCGGCGACATCCGAAAATACTACCCGGTGTTTTTCGCGGGCAAACTCATCGCCGTCTGCTCCAAGGCCCCGTTGCCCTTCGAATTGACCAAAGTGACCTACAACTGCGGCTACCTGGAGGGCATGCGCAAGAAATTGCGCCTGGACCACGACGTTTTCAACCCGCCCAAGATGATCCCGCTCATCGGCACCTCCCACTGA